Proteins co-encoded in one Coregonus clupeaformis isolate EN_2021a chromosome 17, ASM2061545v1, whole genome shotgun sequence genomic window:
- the LOC121586068 gene encoding CCN family member 3 → MSKLALFIFCISTQICSQILAQVCPTRCLCPQEPPMCAPGVQLILDDCACCLVCARQKGEVCSEINPCDTHKGLNCDYTADVHQRTGVCVAHEGDICLLDGSVYRNRETFFPSCKYQCTCRDGQIACVPRCNLDVMLPGPDCPLPRKVAVPGECCEKWVCEPQPEASALGSFAMAAYRQEETVGFDSWDPSTNCIEQTTEWGACSRTCGMGISTRVTNKNTHCEMVKQTRLCIVRPCSKQHQQLQQNYVPKRGSKCLRMKKAVKPVQFSYKNCTSVQTYKPRYCGVCVDGRCCTPHSTKTVQVEFQCAQGKAIKKPMMFINTCACHYHCPRDNAVYQPSDLVYSGYRL, encoded by the exons ATGTCTAAGCTTGCACTTTTCATTTTCTGCATTTCAACACAG ATTTGCTCCCAGATATTGGCGCAGGTGTGTCCGACAAGGTGCCTCTGTCCGCAGGAGCCTCCGATGTGCGCCCCCGGGGTCCAGTTGATTCTGGATGACTGTGCATGCTGTCTGGTCTGTGCGAGGCAGAAAGGAGAGGTGTGCTCGGAAATAAATCCCTGTGATACACACAAGGGTCTGAACTGCGACTACACAGCCGATGTACACCAGAGGACAGGTGTCTGTGTCG CTCACGAGGGAGACATCTGCCTGTTGGACGGTTCAGTGTACCGGAACAGGGAGACCTTCTTCCCCAGCTGCAAGTACCAGTGCACATGCAGGGACGGCCAGATCGCCTGCGTGCCGCGCTGCAACCTGGACGTGATGCTGCCGGGCCCCGACTGCCCTCTGCCCAGGAAGGTGGCGGTCCCAGGGGAGTGCTGTGAGAAGTGGGTGTGTGAGCCCCAACCGGAGGCCAGTGCCCTGGGAAGCTTCGCCATGGCTG CCtacagacaggaggagacagtggGGTTTGACTCGTGGGACCCCAGTACTAACTGCATAGAGCAGACTACGGAGTGGGGCGCCTGCTCTCGGACCTGTGGCATGGGCATCTCCACCCGGGTCACCAACAAGAACACCCACTGTGAGATGGTCAAGCAGACGCGTCTGTGCATCGTCAGGCCCTGTAGCAAACAGCACCAGCAGCTTCAGCAGAATTATGTTCCTAAG AGAGGAAGCAAGTGCCTGAGGATGAAGAAGGCGGTGAAACCCGTCCAGTTCAGCTATAAGAACTGCACCAGCGTCCAGACCTACAAGCCCCGGTACTGTGGCGTGTGTGTTGACGGCCGCTGCTGCACACCCCACAGCACCAAGACAGTGCAGGTGGAGTTCCAGTGCGCTCAGGGTAAAGCCATCAAGAAACCCATGATGTTCATCAACACCTGCGCCTGCCACTACCACTGTCCCAGAGACAACGCTGTGTATCAGCCATCAGACCTGGTCTACAGTGGCTACAGGTTATAA